In the genome of Afipia felis ATCC 53690, the window TCCACTGCTGGCCGACACCCATCGCGAGTGGAGCGAGCGCACCGGCCACGCCATTCTTGAACGTTACGGCATGACGGAAACCAACATGATCACCTCCAATCCTTATTCTGGCTCGCGCATTCCCGGAACAGTTGGAACAGCGCTTGCCGGCATCGAGGTGATCGTTACGGATCCGCAGACTGGCGCCGTTCTCCCGAATGGCCAAGTCGGCGTGGTCGAGGTACGCGGGCCGAACGTCTTCAAGGGCTACTGGCGGATGCCGGAGAAAACTGAGGCCGAGTTGCGCAGCAACGGCTTCTTCATTACCGGCGACCTCGGCAAGCTCGACGACAAGGGCGTGCTCTCGATTGTCGGCCGCGGCAAGGATCTTGTTATCACCGGGGGGTACAACGTCTACCCCAAGGAAGTGGAAACCCAGATCGACGGGATTGACGGTGTCGTCGAGAGCGCCGTAATCGGCGTGCAGCACCCTGATTTTGGCGAAGGTGTTACGGCAATCGTCGTCAAGGCCGCCGCCAGCAATCTCAGCGAGGGCGCTATCGTGAAGGCGCTGGATAACCGGCTCGCGAAATTTAAGCTGCCGAAACGTATAATCTTTGTGGATGAGCTCCCACGCAACACGATGGGCAAGGTCCTGAAGGACGCGCTCCGGGCCCAATACAAATCGATCTATACTTCAGGGTAGCTTCATCGGATCGATCATGTATGGGCCAATTCGCGCGCGGCAAAAGGCGCAGGTAAGCTCATTCGCAATGGAAGAGCTTCCCTCCGCCTCATAATCCGCTCCGGAGTGAAGCGCCATGCCCGCTCGGCGTCTTCGAGCGGCGCGCGCTCACCGCAAGTGGAGAACACCTCGACCCCGCCCGTCATCTGCAACAAATCGCCGTTCCGCCAATCGACGAACACCAGGCCTGCACGCGGATTGACAAGAAAGTTGCCGAGTGTGTTGAAGAACATATTTCCCGCATAATCCGGAATCGTGAGTGTGCCGTCTTCCACGATCCGTACAAATCCGGACCTTCCGCCGCGATGTGATACGTCGACGCGCCGACCTCGCTCATCGTCGACATAGGACGCGACGAAGAACGTATCCGCGCGCACCACCAGTTCAGCCGGCGCACCCTCGAGGTGCGGTAACTCTTCAACCGTTCCCGGTCCGGCGGTAGCCGGATCGCGAGTGAGCTCCAGATTGCGAGGCGTGATGAAGCGCGGGCAATTACCAAAAGATTCTT includes:
- a CDS encoding pyridoxamine 5'-phosphate oxidase family protein → MSHPSNEDRFSPWHAGEVHMQRCVGVADRMGVVGPRVIRRHLIDQHRLFFAELPFVVLGAVDENGDVWATLRAGVPGFLHSPDPLLLCAAIGRDRADPADNGMNDGDAIALLGIQLETRRRNRLNGVVRRGEGETFEVLVQESFGNCPRFITPRNLELTRDPATAGPGTVEELPHLEGAPAELVVRADTFFVASYVDDERGRRVDVSHRGGRSGFVRIVEDGTLTIPDYAGNMFFNTLGNFLVNPRAGLVFVDWRNGDLLQMTGGVEVFSTCGERAPLEDAERAWRFTPERIMRRREALPLRMSLPAPFAARELAHT